The genomic DNA gaatctgttgttaaaagggaactgtaggtctcaggaagggcagcacggtttaatgcctgtggagcgctaggatgcacttgtagggcaacaaaatcttcatagatcttcaagattttgctcttagaacctgtctctaaaagtgctttaaaattttcttcgatcaagggatttgatactgaagaacggactagaaggcgaagcgacagcatttcaaaacgaagttttagcggcatcactccggtcatcacttctagggacatgttgtgtgttgatttcatgctccctagtgcgagtctaagacaacgatactgtagcctctccagtttgaggatatgcgtgttggatgcccaatggaagcatatgcttccatattccaacacggatagtaccgttgtcttatacagtcgcaggacgtctgatggatgtgcgccccaccagaatcctgtgactgtccttagaaagttgattcttttactgcatttttgcaccagatgggtgatgtgtgtactccagttcagccttgaattgaaccaaacaccaaggtatcgaaaattgtaattCTGGATCATATTATAAAACATTATTCTATtcgttaaaataaaattattaagttCATTTAATCGAAAACATCGAAAAAGGTTCAGCATGTCTACAACAGCATTTTgaagaaatgtagttttttaGCAAAACTTTGTTGTAGCATCTGAAAACAATGCATGTAACATCCGAAATAGAACAAACCTTACCCTGGTTTTAGTGATGGCTAGCCAATAGTACAACAACTTGAAATTTGTACCCCGTAAGTTAGAAAGCTTGGACATTCATATTCTTACGCAACACTGTCAACGTCGCTAGGTGTACAATCAaatcaaggaagccagaaatgcagATAAAGACCTCTCTTGAGACAGTCGCACCGCAAGTATCCTTCTCTGTTCCAATAATGACAAAGAATTACTGGATTACTGGACTGAAAGCTCAGCCTACCTGGCGAACAATGTTCGTTAACTGGGCTGACGTTTGCAGGGTGACAATCATCCAAATCAAACCACGGATTGCTTAGAtagaatttttaatttgtgTATTTCAGTAGTGAAAGTAATTTTATGTTTAGATCTAGGATAATCTCTTTCACTTCAATTTGGGGGAGAATATTCGAATAATTGATGACTTCCCAAAGGAAGGTGGATCACACGATTTACTTGCCTAAAAGTAAGGCGTAGAATGTACCACTGTGGCTCATTTTCATAAATACCACAAAAAGATTTACTTGCAAAACCCTACCACTTTAAGGAACATGGAGTCGAAAACAGGAAGACTATGAGGGAACAGTCGTTTCCCTTAGCGGAGGAAGCCTATTGCAAAATAATCCAACATCTTGGAGAAAATTCCATTGTCACGTTGAAAGTTTTGCGTGTTAAAGGAGGATCTCCCAATAGGTTATGAGCCCAAAAACAGAAGTATGTTTACCGGTAGTAGCTTAGGCTCATAAAGACTGTTTTTTCAAGATTAAAGGGTCTAACTAGGCGAGTTAGACTGCTCCACAAACttattaaaaatgaattatcATCTAGCGAATCTATAAAATGTCTAGATTTATTAATGATGAAATGAATTTAAGGAGTACATAGAATGATGCACTGAATGAAATGATAATGTGTACATAGAAAGCATTCACTCCTCATCAACTACAACATTACTCAATAACTTGATACAGCCAATATTCGTTAACTGGATTGCTTTTTAACCCCTTTTAaccaattttttaaacaattaaatGGTGCTAatatgcccgggatatggcaaatgactaggaggaaatgccttgttaattttctttcattgtttgtttttcatgaatttaattcacagtcaccacatgcggtggtgacaatacggcatcagtccgtaataattaattaataaatacaaataaaaataaatactgcTAATATTTTCACTGACAAAATGCAACAGCCAATTAAATGTATCAAGGCAACccttgcatttttttgttctttgtagtgccacgggtggtCCGTTGACGGTGCAACAGTATCCGGGACCAAAGTCCACACTATCGTTAGAAGGGAGGCAGACTTTTCTGCaatagtgttcttcatctctgcctagccttgatggagcgagttcggccttgttggcgttgggttcggaggtggtcggcgggttctaCCTCGTTATTAGCAGaaaccctgctgttacggagGGGAACTCTCCGATAGCTTTTgatttcggtgctggcttggtcgagcttgggctatcactgctgggcagtttgagaaACACTATAcagaggcaaatgtttgtgctgtccaaaacgctgttttttttttttttgtttagttttgtttcgctCTCCAGATCcgatacacggaaggatgatccgtttacacaccacactaccatcaaCACAATACCGCCAGCAATAGTCCCGGACCTAAACATTTCTACAAATTCTACAATATACCTGGATTTCCTCACTGCAATCGCCACACAcctacaaccgagcatgcccgggataaggctaaataccagggaggaaatgccttggtaatttctttgtgaattttttgtttttgacatttgtatttcgtcagcacatgcggtgctgacaatacggcttttagccgtgataattaataaataaataaataacccttgcatttttttatgtCTCGATGAAATGTTCACTCGTCGAGGCaatgattttttcattttgtttttggaatgGATGACGTAACACGATTGATTGCATTCAATGGATAACCAAATGAGAACACAAGACTTACCTCACATAACCCATCTAACTATGGACTGTCCAGGCTTCTTATTCTTCACAATGTCTTTCAAGCCTTCCCGCATCCGCAAGGGTCTCATCATATCAAGCCGAAATTTTCAGAATTCAGAATAGCTCAAACAATTCAGCTTCTCCAACGAaatacacctgtttacagttacagtcgaatcgctcaccgtttgcttcgactcacgagctgcctgcttcgatttgcgtgcCATTACCATCGAAAGAGCGACCCAATGGTCGAATCGCATGCCGTTActatggaatcacgtgccggtATCTATGGATTTGtgaatattagcacatttcaaATTCGCTTCTTCTCTCGAAgcaatagtttttttcttattgctTAAACTTACGGATAATTTTAACAGGATAATTTTAACGACTAAACGCAATGgaaagcattattttaaactaatttacacgtgttttacatattgtgtcaaagcaaaaatgaacgatacatacAAACTATTTCATGGaattcaatgaaaaatattgaaaaagaaaaatttaaactatTAACTTCATGAACTTTTCTAAATTTGTTCGCCGTTCGAACCCATTCATTTCCGCTAGTTTAATGTATAGATCACCACATCTGAAAAACTAGTCTTGTGTTCAATAGCGAGCGATACTGTTCGATGATGGTATTGTACGAcacattttcttgccatttatggTTTATTAGCCGTTTGTTCGTATAAAAATACCAGCAAATGTTTTCTAATGGTAACAGCAAAACAGGGCTATTGATTATATCAAATGCTTCATACAGGAGCAATCAAAAATCCATGTAtatcggcacgtgattccatggtAACGGCATGTGATTCGGTCGTCATGTCGCGCATTCGATGGAAACAgcacgcaaatcgaagcaagcaGCTCATGAGccgcagcaaacggtgagcgattcgactgtaactgtaaacaggtgtattTGGGTCCACCTCTATCACTTTCTCTAACAATCGTAAACAATCACACGAACTATCACTACTCTTCAGAGCACTTTGTGTACACACGCGATCCTAAGCCCATAACGTACTGGAGCATATTTTATGACTAATGCACGAGGCAACATGTAATCGGTTTTTATACGAAAAATGTGATAGCCTACTATGAACTATGTTTTACACGTTCACACCGAACCAATATACCATGATACTAGATTGGATCATATTATGGCCAAAAATGACACCTCAACGCATTCTGATGCCCAACCGGATGCGAAGAACCCGGACCTGCATCGAATTTTGCACGTAAAAGTTTCAGTTCTTTGACAGCAGTGAGGCAAAAAGTGAATTAAAAATACCAATTCGAAGGATTCGCGCTTGTAACGAGAAATGTGTTGAACAAAATAGCAGATACCTCAGCTACATGCATAGAGCATGTGGCACCAAGGTTTATCTGTAAGGATTAAAAGTCAAAAGTTAAaagttattattattttcgaagaaaaaaattatcaaaattcATTCCATGCATATTTTTTCCTCAAGAGGTTCCTATCTGACGGGAATGACTTCGGGAAacaggttcgtcgcttacacTAGCGTTGCACTCTCCTTAGCAATGGGaaatcatttctttttcttcgtttaacatatttcttctgcattttaattgtttttatcCATACAACCATGCACAAGTACTTGCTGCAAGAATTGAAATACACAAAACGAATCAACGAAGTATGTGACAAAACGCTGAAcctgatggagacgcctggtcaaATGTTGTTGTGGGGAATAAGTTCATAGCGTTTCTTGCCCTTTCTGTTCTTTAGGAAAATATCGCTTGGGATTTCGCGAGTTTTAAGAAGCCGAGCAACTAGCTCTGCCGGCTTTGAGTTATCGGGCGGGCTGCAGCAAGCGAGTCGAAGAATATAGCATTTCAATTTTTACCGTAACAGTCTAAAACGTCAACAGGGGAGTTGATATCACAATCTTTCGTATAATCTTGATAATCAGCTATAACACTACCAGTTCACTACTACCACGAGTAGCAAGGGtcaattataaaattatagaaattttgaaatattaacttaagtaaacttcttcttcttcttccttggcactacaaactcgtgaggtctcggcctgccattgctggctttctgtgacttaattttacccgtagtaaagtagtcagccctacgtacggggaggcggtctggatgggacttAAGTAAACTATTAATACTAatttcccatccagaccgcctcctcgtacgtaaggctgactactttactacgggtaaaattaagtcacagaaagccagaatcggcaggccgagaccactcgaggttgtattgccaaggaagaagaagaagattaatactaaaacttaataaaattaaataagacacttaatGAACAATGAAATAAGACAATAATGAATATTAATAGTAATACTAAAAacgttaataaaaaaaattaaataattttcctcAAGAAAATGTTCTGCCTggaaaaattttttttaaagaaaataagtTTCCAAAATAACACATCTTGTACTGGATCATCAAAAAGATTTTGTTTATACAAATGAAAAACttgaattttcaaaagaaagaAGCAATAAGGTAGTACAATTACATCACTCCAGAAGGTGATAAGAAAGCGCCAATAAGtccaaattttaaaaattagcaTATAGTATATGTTGTTAGTATTTTGTTAGGTTTTAGTTTAGAATTTCATTGAGACACTGATTGCAGAAGATTTTTATTCAATATCTAACATTACTAAAAATGgcgattttttaaaacaaaacgcttTAACAAAAACAggaatcaaattaaaatatttctttaatATTAGATCTGCCAACTTAAAAGTGAACTAAACAATCTATTTGTTTTCGCAAAATCCTCATCACATCACTTGCATGCTGTATTATGTTTTCCATGCTGTATCGTATTTCGGTCTGTCAGAACCACACTTACTTTGCAGTTTACGTAAATTACCCTCTAATTACACCAAGGGAAATGAATGAATAGCAGCTTTCTACCAACATCGACCAATCAGTTCTAGTTTGCCTTCTAACGATCGTAGTTACACGTGTTGTGCAGTGTTACAGTTTCTTACGCGTTTTCAGAACTTaaaaccgaaaaatgtacTTCTTGCCAACAAAACCCTGAATGTTGAGCGCGTTCGTTACCGCCGCAGTGTAGTCCTCGAATGAAATCATCTCATGGGCAGGTGCTTTCAACGCACCACGGTCTATGAGACCGAACAGCTCGTTGAACATTTCACTCCGCAGCGGACTGCCGGCATTTTCCTTTGTCCAGCGCGTCATCCAGAACCCAACGAAGCGCAGATCCTTAAAAATGAGTGATGCCGTAGGCACAGTGACCGGCTCCCGTGACATACCACCGTACGTGACCATCACACCGGCCTGGTCCAACTGCCGGGACAGTTCCAGTGCGTTCTTTCCCCCGACGCAGTTCAGCGCCAGCTTCGGCTTTCGAAAAATGCCATCCTTGAATAGCTTCGTTGTGCGCAGCTCCTCCTCGGTAAGTATTTCTGCTGCTCCCAATCCTTTCAGGTAATCTTTCAGCTGTCCGAACTCGGGCCGATCGCGCACGATGCCCACACATTCCACGTTCCACGCTCTGCAGAGTTGAATAATAGCTTGACCGCATGCTGAATTTGCCCCATTCTGTATTACGGTATCTCCCGGTTTCAATGTGACGAAATCTTTTAGCATCCGGTAACCGGTGCACGGATTTACGGTGATAGTGGCTGCTTCCGCCACGCCGATATTTGCCGGAACTTTCATCAGCTGATTAGCGCTGTAGATTGCATGGGAACGCCACGTTCCGAGGCCGGTAGCGAACGGTACCACTCGATCGCCAACTTTTAGACTGTTACCGGCATTCGGTCCAATAGCCACTACCTCTCCAACGCACTCGTTTCCACCGACGGCGGGAAATGTCGGTTTGACTGGATACTTTCCTACGGGGGATTGGAATGATAAGCACCATAtttgaagttatttttaaGTAAACCTACCCTGAATGGTGTTGATATCGGCTGGATTGATTGGTGCCCCGAGCGTCTTTATCAGGACCTCACCCTGTTTGGGATCCGGCACTGATTCCTCTTGGAGTTGTAGTACCTTGGCCGGTTCACCAAACTCACCGTAGCGCAACACCTTCGCCATCACACTCATGTTGCGAGCAATCAAACACGAATGTGATCCTTTCGTTGCTAAACCTAGCTGCCTCATAATCTGTGCCATCTTTTACCGAGTTCGTAAAATATGTGATGGTTTATTCAATCCGCGGATGGAACGGTCCTGTGTTGACGacagtgttgttgttttcgctGCGACCGATGTGCTGTCAGAAAACTGCCAGCATGAATGTGACATAACAAATGTAGCAACACATTCGCAACTCACAGCATCACCAGCTGATTCGAATCGTCTGGGTGGTTTTGGTAGAGAATAGACATTGCGGAATTGTCCCGGAATTCTTAAGTCGGCCATCAATTTTAAGAAAACTCCATTTTTCCCCAATTAATCAGTAGCACAATAGCTAGTTAAATTAACATTATACAATGATTATGCTTCACTTCCTTTTGAGCTTCGAACGAAGATTACGTAGTCCATGGAAACCGGCATGGCCTGCCAAGTGCGATAAGCAATACAAACACAACCACCCCACCAACAACAGTGTTACTATGCGAATTTTATTCGGTTTATT from Anopheles stephensi strain Indian chromosome 2, UCI_ANSTEP_V1.0, whole genome shotgun sequence includes the following:
- the LOC118507408 gene encoding enoyl-[acyl-carrier-protein] reductase, mitochondrial, coding for MAQIMRQLGLATKGSHSCLIARNMSVMAKVLRYGEFGEPAKVLQLQEESVPDPKQGEVLIKTLGAPINPADINTIQGKYPVKPTFPAVGGNECVGEVVAIGPNAGNSLKVGDRVVPFATGLGTWRSHAIYSANQLMKVPANIGVAEAATITVNPCTGYRMLKDFVTLKPGDTVIQNGANSACGQAIIQLCRAWNVECVGIVRDRPEFGQLKDYLKGLGAAEILTEEELRTTKLFKDGIFRKPKLALNCVGGKNALELSRQLDQAGVMVTYGGMSREPVTVPTASLIFKDLRFVGFWMTRWTKENAGSPLRSEMFNELFGLIDRGALKAPAHEMISFEDYTAAVTNALNIQGFVGKKYIFRF